One window of the Triticum dicoccoides isolate Atlit2015 ecotype Zavitan chromosome 3B, WEW_v2.0, whole genome shotgun sequence genome contains the following:
- the LOC119279881 gene encoding uncharacterized protein At1g28695-like: MGSVKEGSLKKLCSHHVVPFLVGGILPMVLLFVLASDRVGEQLSSISGNWLGNRNSGTPGAAPTPLEHAVIKKAIPSRGIGAPAHLLDHLLVVALDPAGFRRCVAVNLTSAARFVSKQYLELVWTKLELQQRVLELGYGAPAHLLDHLLVVALDPAGFRRCVAVNLTSAARFVSKQYLELVWTKLELQQRVLELGYNLLFTDTDMLVLRNPFRRIPVYADMSVSSDDYSAARAHPLDNPLNTGLYYVKATSRGVRMLEHWRAARARFPGAHDQSVFHNIKRELVQKLGVAIEPLDTVYFGGFCEYHDDLARACTMHADCCVGVDNKVHDLRDIAADWRRYRGMAPVERKKAAGNMTWTVPARCRRSVNWSKPVHP, translated from the exons ATGGGGTCGGTGAAGGAGGGGAGCTTGAAGAAGTTGTGCAGCCACCACGTGGTGCCGTTCCTCGTCGGGGGAATTCTGCCCATGGTCCTCCTCTTCGTCTTGGCCTCTGACCGTGTGGGCGAGCAGCTGTCCAGCATCTCTGGCAACTGGCTGGGGAACAGGAACAGTGGAACTCCCGGGGCGGCGCCTACACCGCTGGAACATGCGGTAATCAAGAAAGCAATCCCATC GCGCGGTATAGGAGCTCCCGCGCACCTCCTTGACCACCTCCTGGTCGTCGCCCTCGACCCCGCCGGCTTCCGCCGCTGCGTCGCCGTGAACCtcacctccgccgcccggttcgtgTCCAAGCAGTACCTCGAGCTCGTCTGGACCAAGCTCGAGCTCCAGCAGCGCGTCCTGGAGCTCGGCTACG GAGCTCCCGCGCACCTCCTTGACCACCTCCTGGTCGTCGCCCTCGACCCCGCCGGCTTCCGCCGCTGCGTCGCCGTGAACCtcacctccgccgcccggttcgtgTCCAAGCAGTACCTCGAGCTCGTCTGGACCAAGCTCGAGCTCCAGCAGCGCGTCCTGGAGCTCGGCTACAACTTGCTCTTCACC GACACCGACATGCTCGTgctccggaacccgttccggcggaTCCCGGTGTACGCGGACATGAGCGTGTCCTCGGACGACTACTCGGCGGCGCGGGCGCACCCGCTGGACAACCCGCTCAACACGGGGCTCTACTACGTGAAGGCGACGAGCCGGGGCGTGCGCATGCTCGAGCACTggcgggcggcgcgggcgaggtTCCCCGGCGCGCACGACCAGTCGGTGTTCCACAACATCAAGCGCGAGCTCGTCCAAAAGCTGGGGGTCGCCATCGAGCCCCTCGACACGGTCTACTTCGGCGGGTTCTGCGAGTACCACGACGACCTCGCCCGCGCCTGCACCATGCACGCCGACTGCTGCGTCGGCGTGGACAACAAGGTGCACGACCTCCGGGACATCGCCGCCGACTGGAGGAGGTACAGGGGCATGGCGCCGGTGGAGAGGAAGAAGGCGGCCGGGAATATGACATGGACGGTGCCCGCGCGGTGCCGGAGGTCCGTGAACTGGAGTAAGCCCGTGCACCCCTGA
- the LOC119278170 gene encoding glycine-rich RNA-binding protein 2, mitochondrial-like — translation MALVNKLGNLLKKATSSNPTLYQAIRCMSSSKLFVAGLSFNTDEGSLRDAFSHYGEIIDAKIIVDRDTGRSRGFGFITYAAEEQASSAIMALDGKDLHGRNLRVSAATERTAGFRNGAGYGGGGGSFGGGGYGGGGYGGGGYGGNGGGGGGGYAPPVGNDAFSGGSFAPAGSDNFAAGNFGGNHGAPAGSTSGDEFSLGTPGSSFESAKNDDVMDDLFKDDEPDKYASKNV, via the exons ATGGCCTTGGTTAATAAACTTGGCAACCTGCTCAAGAAAGCCACCAGCTCGAACCCGACTCTCTACCAGGCGATAAGATGCATGTCATCATCGAAGCTTTTCGTTGCAG GGCTTTCCTTTAACACAGACGAGGGCAGTCTGAGAGATGCCTTTTCCCATTATGGAGAAATTATTGATG CTAAGATTATCGTAGACCGTGACACTGGGAGGTCTAGAGGTTTTGGCTTTATAACTTATGCAGCAGAAGAACAGGCTTCATCTGCCATCATGGCCTTGGATGGAAAG GACTTACATGGACGCAATCTACGGGTTAGTGCTGCCACTGAGAGGACTGCTGGCTTCCGTAATGGTGCTGGttatggaggtggtggtggcagcttTGGAGGAGGAGGATATGGCGGTGGTGGCTATGGAGGAGGTGGTTATGGtggcaacggtggcggcggcggcggtggttatgCCCCCCCTGTGGGAAATGATGCCTTCTCTGGAGGCAGCTTTGCTCCTGCTGGCAGCGACAACTTTGCTGCCGGCAACTTTGGTGGAAACCATGGTGCTCCTGCAGGTTCCACCAGTGGTGATGAGTTCTCCCTCGGCACCCCTGGTTCCAGCTTTGAAAGCGCCAAGAATGACGATGTCATGGACGACCTCTTCAAGGATGATGAACCTGACAAGTACGCCAGCAAGAATGTCTAG
- the LOC119281990 gene encoding uncharacterized protein At4g15970-like, with amino-acid sequence MAVSSKNTQHSPAVTFLLGAISATAVLVFFFTATAGPAWPTAATELTPRGSQEVARSASAPAPKASSTTNATGGDDAFARMLRRAAMEDRTVIMTSVNEAWAAEGSLLDSFLESFRVGLNISHLVKHIVVVAMDEGALRRCRAVHPHCHLLLPDVDGLDLSGAKSYMTKDYLDLVWSKLRLQHRVLLLGYNLLFTDVDVAWFRDPRVHITAAADITTSSDFYFGDPDDLGNYPNTGFIYFKATARNARAMAYWHAARARFPENHDQFVFNEIKRELAAAPIGVRIRFVDSKHVSGFCQLGRDLNRIATVHMTCCIGLENKLHDLRRVVEDWRRYVSRPEWERRAGKIGWRFQGGKCIH; translated from the exons ATGGCGGTGAGCTCCAAGAACACCCAGCACTCGCCCGCGGTCACCTTCCTCCTCGGGGCCATCTCGGCCACCGCGGTgctcgtcttcttcttcaccgCCACCGCGGGTCCCGCGTGGCCCACGGCGGCGACGGAGCTCACTCCTCGGGGCAGCCAGGAGGTGGCTCGGTCGGCTTCTGCACCGGCGCCCAAGGCCTCTTCTACCACCAATGCG ACGGGCGGCGACGACGCGTTCGCGCGGATGCTGCGGCGGGCGGCGATGGAGGACCGGACGGTGATCATGACGTCGGTGAACGAGGCGTGGGCGGCGGAGGGGTCGCTGCTGGACTCGTTCCTCGAGAGCTTCCGCGTGGGGCTCAACATCTCGCACCTGGTGAAGCACATCGTGGTGGTGGCCATGGACGAGGGCGCGCTCCGCCGGTGCCGCGCCGTGCACCCGCACTGCCACCTGCTGCTCCCGGACGTCGACGGCCTCGACCTCTCCGGCGCCAAGAGCTACATGACCAAGGACTACCTCGACCTCGTCTGGAGCAAGCTCCGGCTCCAGCaccgcgtcctcctcctcggctaCAACCTACTCTTCACG GACGTGGACGTGGCGTGGTTCCGGGACCCGCGGGTGCACATCACGGCGGCGGCAGACATCACGACGTCGAGCGACTTCTACTTCGGCGACCCGGACGACCTGGGCAACTACCCAAACACGGGCTTCATCTACTTCAAGGCCACGGCCCGGAACGCGCGCGCCATGGCCTACTGGCACGCCGCCAGGGCGCGCTTCCCGGAGAACCACGACCAGTTCGTCTTCAACGAGATCAAGCGGGAGCTGGCGGCGGCGCCCATCGGCGTTCGGATCAGGTTCGTCGACAGCAAGCACGTCAGCGGCTTCTGCCAGCTCGGGCGCGACCTCAACCGGATCGCCACCGTGCACATGACCTGCTGCATCGGCCTGGAGAAcaagctgcacgacctccggcgcgTCGTGGAGGACTGGAGGCGCTACGTGTCGCGCCCGGAGTGGGAGCGCCGGGCCGGCAAGATCGGCTGGAGGTTCCAAGGAGGCAAGTGCATACATTGA
- the LOC119278171 gene encoding UPF0481 protein At3g47200-like, which produces MGEATATVEAEAPVSSWVVEMEKTIGEMNIDPAAEMARWKRHSIYRVPERIKNLHNSKAYQPELVSLGPFHHGDPELLPMEEHKRRAVVHLVKRSGRPLREFVAAVAEVAQQLQDAYKDLGDEWRGAEGGGTERFVQLMVTDGCFLVEAMRMDALRGKVHEEYAPNDPVFSKYGYLYLWNYIQSDMVVVENQLPLLLLQRLLIVLDHHKYQNASRVSRLVLDSLCPWRRHLVGINHLGLHPLDILYTSLTHGDHQERTGSTAYVMPSAMEIYEAGIHFRVSDTDSLLDVHFERGKLSMPAIRVDDRTEKKFLNLMAFERLHPGAGNDVTAYVIFMDNIISSAKDVALLRSKNIIECGLGSDEEVVKLLNNTLNKGGVMSPSSRLHDVQRRVKAQCTMRRNKWRANFIQRYLRNPWVFISLVAAVVLLVATLLQTVYTVLPFYKII; this is translated from the exons ATGGgggaggcgacggcgacggtggaGGCAGAGGCGCCTGTGAGCAGCTGGGTGGTGGAGATGGAGAAGACGATCGGCGAGATGAACATCGACCCGGCGGCGGAGATGGCGCGGTGGAAGCGCCACTCCATCTACCGCGTGCCGGAGCGGATCAAGAACCTGCACAACAGCAAGGCGTACCAGCCGGAGCTGGTCTCGCTGGGGCCCTTCCACCACGGCGACCCGGAGCTGCTccccatggaggagcacaagcgccGCGCCGTGGTGCACCTGGTGAAGCGCTCGGGGCGGCCGCTGCGGGAGTTCGTGGCCGCCGTGGCCGAGGTGGCGCAGCAGCTGCAGGACGCCTACAAGGACCTCGGCGACGAGTGGCGCGGCGCCGAGGGCGGCGGCACGGAGCGCTTCGTGCAGCTGATGGTCACCGACGGCTGCTTCCTGGTGGAGGCGATGCGGATGGACGCGCTGCGGGGCAAGGTGCACGAGGAGTACGCGCCCAACGACCCCGTCTTCAGCAAGTACGGCTACCTCTACCTGTGGAACTACATCCAGTCCGACATGGTCGTCGTCGAGAACCAGCTGCCGCTGCTCCTCCTCCAGAGGCTTCTCATTGTCCTCGATCATCACAAATATCAG AACGCTTCACGAGTGAGCAGGTTGGTGCTTGATTCTCTATGTCCGTGGCGGAGACACTTGGTTGGCATCAATCACCTTGGGCTCCACCCTCTCGACATCTTGTACACAAGCCTCACCCACGGCGACCATCAAGAGCGCACCGGATCGACGGCGTATGTCATGCCCTCGGCGATGGAGATCTACGAGGCCGGAATCCATTTCAGGGTGAGCGATACCGACAGCCTCCTCGACGTCCACTTCGAACGTGGCAAGCTAAGCATGCCGGCGATCAGGGTCGATGACAGGACCGAGAAGAAGTTTCTGAACCTGATGGCGTTCGAGCGGCTCCACCCCGGCGCTGGCAACGACGTGACGGCTTACGTGATCTTCATGGACAACATCATCAGCTCGGCCAAAGACGTGGCGCTGCTGAGATCCAAAAACATTATCGAGTGTGGGCTGGGCAGCGACGAGGAGGTGGTCAAGCTACTCAACAACACGCTCAACAAAGGGGGAGTGATGAGCCCATCTAGCAGGCTACACGATGTGCAACGGCGGGTGAAGGCCCAATGCACGATGAGGAGGAACAAGTGGCGAGCCAATTTCATACAGAGGTACCTAAGGAATCCTTGGGTGTTTATCTCCCTCGTAGCCGCCGTCGTCCTACTTGTGGCCACTCTATTGCAGACTGTGTATACTGTTTTGCCCTTCTATAAGATTATTTAG